A region of the Deltaproteobacteria bacterium genome:
CTGATCACCCACGCAGTGGCCCGGCTGTCGAGTTCCTTTCTTCTGACCCGCTTCCTCGCCGACAGCGGTCTGCAGTCCGGCCTGCAGGAATCCATTGTCAAGATTACAGGTTACACGATTTGGGTTTTTGGAATCCTCCTCTCCTTCAACGTGCTCGGTTTCAGCACCGCATCCATGGCGGTGGGCCTGGGCGCTTTGGGAATCGGGCTCGGATTCGGGCTCCAGAACATCTTCAACAACTTCGTAAGCGGACTCATTCTCCTGTTCGAGCGACCCATTCAGGTGGGAGACGCACTAGAGATCAACGGGGTATGGGGTGTGGTCCGTAAGATAAACGTTCGATCCACGGTGGTGCAGACCTGGGACAACGCCTCCCTCATCATCCCCAACTCCGAATTCGTGAGTTCCCAGGTAATCAACTGGAGCTTCCAGGATTTGCGTTTGCGACGAAACATCGGTGTGGGCGTGGCTTACGGGTCCGACGTACAATTGGTGAAGCGGACACTACTCGAGGCGGCC
Encoded here:
- a CDS encoding mechanosensitive ion channel produces the protein MARLSSSFLLTRFLADSGLQSGLQESIVKITGYTIWVFGILLSFNVLGFSTASMAVGLGALGIGLGFGLQNIFNNFVSGLILLFERPIQVGDALEINGVWGVVRKINVRSTVVQTWDNASLIIPNSEFVSSQVINWSFQDLRLRRNIGVGVAYGSDVQLVKRTLLEAAGNHPRVLKEPAPDVLFTDFADSALLFKLRFWTTVDVSLSTETDLRFEIDRLFRERNIAIPFPQRELHIRSVVEPNPKQAKDQGVETT